The Rhododendron vialii isolate Sample 1 chromosome 8a, ASM3025357v1 genome has a window encoding:
- the LOC131336586 gene encoding patatin-like protein 2 isoform X2: MASGLAKGKKATVLSIDGGGIRGMIPGTILGFLETKLQELDGANARLANYFDVIAGTSTGGLVTTMITAPNKDNRPMYAAKDINNFYLENCPKIFPQSSRNNFIAKVKSLFGAVTGPKYDGKYLRSLTKELLGNITINQTLTDVIIPAFDIKWLQPVIFSTDDGKENVLKNALLSDICLGTSAAPTFLPAHYFETKDGDGKTQSFDLIDGGVAANNPTLMAITHISKKILMGKFKFVDMKPMESSRMLVLSLGTGAPKLAGKYSAAKASKWGRFCWVYDNGATPMFDVYGEASSDMVDIHVSTLFQSLHCKKNYLRIQDDTLIGDASSVDFATTENLQKLVQIGNDLLKKPVSRVNLETGRFDEVQGEGTNEAALIRFAKLLSEEKKLRQAN, from the exons ATGGCTTCGGGGCTTGCTAAAGGAAAAAA GGCGACAGTGTTAAGTATAGATGGAGGGGGTATTAGAGGAATGATTCCAGGCACCATTCTTGGCTTTCTTGAAACAAAGCTTCAG GAATTGgatggagccaatgcaagacTTGCAAACTATTTCGACGTAATTGCTGGAACTAGCACCGGTGGTCTAGTGACCACCATGATTACTGCTCCAAACAAGGATAACCGTCCGATGTACGCCGCCAAGGATATCAACAACTTCTACTTGGAGAACTGTCCCAAGATCTTCCCACAAAGCAG CCGAAACAACTTCATTGCCAAGGTTAAAAGCTTGTTTGGTGCGGTAACCGGGCCCAAATATGACGGGAAGTACCTAAGGTCATTGACAAAGGAGCTACTTGGCAATATCACCATAAATCAAACCCTAACTGACGTGATCATACCAGCTTTTGACATCAAATGGCTTCAACCAGTAATCTTCTCCACTGACGAT GGAAAGGAAAATGTTTTGAAGAATGCTCTATTATCAGATATTTGCCTCGGCACTTCTGCAGCTCCCACATTTCTTCCGGCACATTACTTTGAGACTAAGGATGGAGATGGAAAGACTCAAAGTTTTGATCTTATCGATGGCGGGGTAGCAGCAAATAACCCT ACTTTAATGGCCATAACTcacatttccaaaaaaatcctgATGGGAAAATTTAAGTTCGTTGACATGAAACCCATGGAGAGTAGCAGAATGTTAGTGCTATCATTGGGTACAGGAGCGCCCAAGCTAGCAGGAAAGTATAGTGCAGCTAAAGCCTCCAAATGGGGTCGGTTCTGTTGGGTTTATGACAATGGCGCGACGCCAATGTTTGATGTATACGGCGAAGCAAGCTCAGATATGGTCGATATTCACGTTTCCACTCTCTTTCAATCGCTCCATTGCAAAAAGAACTACCTTCGAATTCAG GACGACACATTAATTGGTGATGCATCTTCAGTAGATTTTGCTACCACAGAGAATCTTCAGAAGCTTGTGCAAATCGGAAACGACCTGTTAAAGAAGCCGGTCTCCAGGGTGAATTTGGAGACGGGCAGGTTTGATGAGGTTCAAGGAGAAGGTACGAATGAAGCAGCTCTTATCCGCTTTGCAAAGCTGCTTTCCGAAGAAAAGAAGCTCCGGCAAGCCAATTAA
- the LOC131336586 gene encoding patatin-like protein 2 isoform X1, whose protein sequence is MASGLAKGKKAAQMASVLPKGEMATVLSIDGGGIRGMIPGTILGFLETKLQELDGANARLANYFDVIAGTSTGGLVTTMITAPNKDNRPMYAAKDINNFYLENCPKIFPQSSRNNFIAKVKSLFGAVTGPKYDGKYLRSLTKELLGNITINQTLTDVIIPAFDIKWLQPVIFSTDDGKENVLKNALLSDICLGTSAAPTFLPAHYFETKDGDGKTQSFDLIDGGVAANNPTLMAITHISKKILMGKFKFVDMKPMESSRMLVLSLGTGAPKLAGKYSAAKASKWGRFCWVYDNGATPMFDVYGEASSDMVDIHVSTLFQSLHCKKNYLRIQDDTLIGDASSVDFATTENLQKLVQIGNDLLKKPVSRVNLETGRFDEVQGEGTNEAALIRFAKLLSEEKKLRQAN, encoded by the exons ATGGCTTCGGGGCTTGCTAAAGGAAAAAAGGCAGCTCAAATGGCTTCAGTGCTTCCTAAAGGAGAAATGGCGACAGTGTTAAGTATAGATGGAGGGGGTATTAGAGGAATGATTCCAGGCACCATTCTTGGCTTTCTTGAAACAAAGCTTCAG GAATTGgatggagccaatgcaagacTTGCAAACTATTTCGACGTAATTGCTGGAACTAGCACCGGTGGTCTAGTGACCACCATGATTACTGCTCCAAACAAGGATAACCGTCCGATGTACGCCGCCAAGGATATCAACAACTTCTACTTGGAGAACTGTCCCAAGATCTTCCCACAAAGCAG CCGAAACAACTTCATTGCCAAGGTTAAAAGCTTGTTTGGTGCGGTAACCGGGCCCAAATATGACGGGAAGTACCTAAGGTCATTGACAAAGGAGCTACTTGGCAATATCACCATAAATCAAACCCTAACTGACGTGATCATACCAGCTTTTGACATCAAATGGCTTCAACCAGTAATCTTCTCCACTGACGAT GGAAAGGAAAATGTTTTGAAGAATGCTCTATTATCAGATATTTGCCTCGGCACTTCTGCAGCTCCCACATTTCTTCCGGCACATTACTTTGAGACTAAGGATGGAGATGGAAAGACTCAAAGTTTTGATCTTATCGATGGCGGGGTAGCAGCAAATAACCCT ACTTTAATGGCCATAACTcacatttccaaaaaaatcctgATGGGAAAATTTAAGTTCGTTGACATGAAACCCATGGAGAGTAGCAGAATGTTAGTGCTATCATTGGGTACAGGAGCGCCCAAGCTAGCAGGAAAGTATAGTGCAGCTAAAGCCTCCAAATGGGGTCGGTTCTGTTGGGTTTATGACAATGGCGCGACGCCAATGTTTGATGTATACGGCGAAGCAAGCTCAGATATGGTCGATATTCACGTTTCCACTCTCTTTCAATCGCTCCATTGCAAAAAGAACTACCTTCGAATTCAG GACGACACATTAATTGGTGATGCATCTTCAGTAGATTTTGCTACCACAGAGAATCTTCAGAAGCTTGTGCAAATCGGAAACGACCTGTTAAAGAAGCCGGTCTCCAGGGTGAATTTGGAGACGGGCAGGTTTGATGAGGTTCAAGGAGAAGGTACGAATGAAGCAGCTCTTATCCGCTTTGCAAAGCTGCTTTCCGAAGAAAAGAAGCTCCGGCAAGCCAATTAA
- the LOC131336588 gene encoding peptidyl-prolyl cis-trans isomerase CYP40-like — MVNPRCFLDISIGGEVEGRIVVELYKDVVPKTAENFRALCTGEKGIGPNTAAPLHFKGSCFHRIIKGFMIHGGDISAGNGTGGESIYGLKFEDENFELKHERKGMLSMANDDSPNTNGSQFFITTTRTSHLDGKHVVFGKVIKGMGVVRLIEHVTTGEYYYPTLDVVIANCGEIAEGADDGISNFFKDGDVYPDWPADLDVKTDKISWWMTAVDSIKAFGNEHFKKQDYKMALRKYRKALNFLDVCWDMEDMDQEKSSSLRKTKSQIFTNSSACKLKLGDLEGALLDTDFALRDADDNVKALFRQGQAYMALNDVDAAVESFKKALELEPNDGGIKKELTAAKKRIVDRRDQEKKAYSKMFQ; from the exons atggtgaACCCGAGGTGCTTCCTGGACATAAGCATTGGAGGAGAGGTGGAAGGGAGGATAGTGGTGGAGCTTTACAAAGATGTCGTCCCCAAAACGGCCGAGAACTTCAGGGCTCTCTGTACCGGTGAGAAGGGCATTGGCCCTAACACCGCCGCTCCCCTCCATTTCAAG GGTTCCTGTTTTCATCGCATCATAAAAGGCTTCATGATACATGGTGGAGACATATCTGCTGGGAATGGCACCGGTGGAGAATCCATCTATGGCCTGAAATTtgaagatgaaaattttgagctaaagcatgaaagaaaagGAATGCTCTCAATGGCTAATGATGACAGTCCAAATACCAATGGATCTCAGTTTTTTATTACTACCACTCGAACTTCTCATTTGGATGGAAAGCATGTTGTTTTTGGGAAGGTAATCAAAGGGATGGGGGTGGTTCGTTTGATTGAGCATGTAACTACGGGTGAATattattatccaactcttgacgtTGTAATAGCGAATTGTGGAGAAATTGCTGAGGGGGCGGATGATGGGATCTCTAACTTCTTTAAAGATGGTGATGTGTACCCTGATTGGCCAGCTGACCTTGATGTCAAGACAGATAAAATTTCTTGGTGGATGACTGCTGTAGACTCCATTAAAGCTTTTGGAAATGAACATTTCAAG AAACAAGATTATAAAATGGCTCTTAGGAAGTATCGTAAGGCTCTGAACTTCTTAGATGTATGCTGGGATATGGAAGACATGGATCAAG AGAAAAGCTCATCTTTGAGGAAGACAAAGTCTCAGATATTTACAAATAGCTCT GCCTGCAAATTGAAATTAGGAGATTTAGAAGGAGCATTATTGGACACGGACTTCGCATTGCGTGATGCAGATGATAATGTGAAAGCTTTGTTCCGCCAAGGCCAG GCATACATGGCACTTAATGATGTGGATGCTGCAGTCGAAAGTTTCAAAAAAGCATTGGAGTTGGAGCCAAATGATG GTGGTATAAAGAAAGAGCTCACTGCTGCAAAGAAGAGA ATTGTTGATAGACGTGACCAGGAGAAAAAAGCTTACTCAAAAATGTTTCAGTAG